The Nothobranchius furzeri strain GRZ-AD chromosome 6, NfurGRZ-RIMD1, whole genome shotgun sequence genome includes a region encoding these proteins:
- the mvb12ba gene encoding multivesicular body subunit 12Ba isoform X1, translating to MPEVRDLSEALPEMSMDPITGVGVVASRNRAPTGYDVISTTTDGLDADLWKDGLFKSKVTRYLCFTRVFSKENSHLGNVLVDMKLIDIKDTLPVGFIPIQETVDTQEQAFRKRRLCIKFIPRDSTEAAICDIRILGRSKQAPPQYTFIGELNNMGIWYRMGNVLRAQDSVQTPTTANNTQNINSSTVLAPVPAAPMPKHISMTLPASFRGKNTTRPDYEHQNSNLYAISAMDGVPFMISDKFACASSDLQQVDLMGITIKSLAEIEKEYDYSFRTEHSAAARLPPSPTRTSLSSEA from the exons ATGCCTGAGGTTCGGGATCTTTCTGAAGCTTTGCCTGAGATGTCTATGGACCCGATCACTGGTGTTGGAGTTGTCGCCTCTAGGAACAGGGCTCCCACTGGATATGATGTG ATTTCCACTACAACAGACGGCCTGGATGCTGACCTGTGGAAGGATGGCCTTTTCAAGTCCAAAGTGACTCGTTACCTTTGCTTCAccagagttttctccaaagaaaaT AGCCATTTAGGCAACGTTCTTGTGGACATGAAGCTGATCGATATAAAGGACACTTTGCCAGTGGGGTTCATCCCAATCCAGGAAACGGTTGACACTC AAGAGCAGGCCTTCAGGAAGAGGCGGCTCTGCATCAAGTTTATTCCGAGGGACTCGACAGAAGCCGCCATCTGTGACATTCGTATCCTGGGTCGCTCCAAGCAGGCACCTCCTCAGTACACCTTCATAGG AGAGCTCAACAACATGGGAATCTGGTATCGCATGGGGAATGTGCTTCGTGCTCAGGACTCGGTGCAGACTCCAACCACCGCCAACAACACCCAGAACATTAACTCCTCCACAGTCCTAGCCCCAGTCCCAGCAGCTCCAATGCCCAA ACACATTTCCATGACCCTTCCTGCCAGCTTCAGAGGGAAGAACACCACCAGACCAGACTATGAGCACCAGAACTCTAACCTTTATGCTATCTCAG CTATGGACGGAGTGCCTTTCATGATTTCTGACAAGTTTGCCTGTGCCTCTTCTGAT ctgcagcaggtgGACCTGATGGGCATCACAATCAAGTCTCTGGCTGAGATCGAGAAAGAG TATGATTACAGTTTCCGTACGGAGCACAGTGCAGCAGCTCGCCTCCCTCCTAGTCCAACACGGACCTCCCTGAGCTCCGAGGCCTGA
- the mvb12ba gene encoding multivesicular body subunit 12Ba isoform X2: MPEVRDLSEALPEMSMDPITGVGVVASRNRAPTGYDVISTTTDGLDADLWKDGLFKSKVTRYLCFTRVFSKENSHLGNVLVDMKLIDIKDTLPVGFIPIQETVDTQEQAFRKRRLCIKFIPRDSTEAAICDIRILGRSKQAPPQYTFIGELNNMGIWYRMGNVLRAQDSVQTPTTANNTQNINSSTVLAPVPAAPMPKHISMTLPASFRGKNTTRPDYEHQNSNLYAISAMDGVPFMISDKFACASSDLQQVDLMGITIKSLAEIEKEATAWGLRGLSSFEGRITTAVGQ, translated from the exons ATGCCTGAGGTTCGGGATCTTTCTGAAGCTTTGCCTGAGATGTCTATGGACCCGATCACTGGTGTTGGAGTTGTCGCCTCTAGGAACAGGGCTCCCACTGGATATGATGTG ATTTCCACTACAACAGACGGCCTGGATGCTGACCTGTGGAAGGATGGCCTTTTCAAGTCCAAAGTGACTCGTTACCTTTGCTTCAccagagttttctccaaagaaaaT AGCCATTTAGGCAACGTTCTTGTGGACATGAAGCTGATCGATATAAAGGACACTTTGCCAGTGGGGTTCATCCCAATCCAGGAAACGGTTGACACTC AAGAGCAGGCCTTCAGGAAGAGGCGGCTCTGCATCAAGTTTATTCCGAGGGACTCGACAGAAGCCGCCATCTGTGACATTCGTATCCTGGGTCGCTCCAAGCAGGCACCTCCTCAGTACACCTTCATAGG AGAGCTCAACAACATGGGAATCTGGTATCGCATGGGGAATGTGCTTCGTGCTCAGGACTCGGTGCAGACTCCAACCACCGCCAACAACACCCAGAACATTAACTCCTCCACAGTCCTAGCCCCAGTCCCAGCAGCTCCAATGCCCAA ACACATTTCCATGACCCTTCCTGCCAGCTTCAGAGGGAAGAACACCACCAGACCAGACTATGAGCACCAGAACTCTAACCTTTATGCTATCTCAG CTATGGACGGAGTGCCTTTCATGATTTCTGACAAGTTTGCCTGTGCCTCTTCTGAT ctgcagcaggtgGACCTGATGGGCATCACAATCAAGTCTCTGGCTGAGATCGAGAAAGAG GCAACAGCTTGGGGTCTCAGAGGGCTGAGCAGCTTTGAAGGCAGAATCACAACAGCGGTGGGACAGTGA